In Arthrobacter ramosus, one DNA window encodes the following:
- a CDS encoding MFS transporter produces the protein MSSTHLIDDSPLTKYHKRLIAACSGGPFLDGFLLSIIGVALTGANADLHLNAATLGIAGAVSLIGLFVGSLVFGPITDRIGRRVMYTADLLVMIAASVACLWIQAGWQLIALRFVVGLAVGADYPIATSLLTEWMPKKHRGSTIGLLSVVWLVGAIVAYFVGFAFTSAFGNGSWRWMLASGAVFGAIVMLLRMGAHESPRWLIIRGRIEEARRDISSVLGREVTTEEITDMVTQEEPQRRARLTDLLRGMNLRRILFCGLTWMCFAIPQFALFTYGPIILSHLGFGEDTAGATLGQIVLNLGFLLGSFPGMKWVESRGRRPLILGSFLFGALALLPLGIWPDAPGWFVMTFFFLFALINGAGNILVFIYPNELFPTQLRASAVGLATAVSRIGAAVGTYLVPVSLIGLGTGPTMLIGAGLTFLGFVISIFWAEETRNRNLTAAAQAPADGTPASVSHARGKAAGKLAL, from the coding sequence ATGAGCAGTACCCACCTCATCGACGACAGCCCGCTCACGAAGTATCACAAACGGTTGATTGCAGCCTGCTCGGGCGGGCCGTTCCTGGACGGCTTTCTCCTCAGCATCATCGGGGTAGCGCTCACCGGAGCCAACGCCGACCTCCACCTGAACGCGGCGACGCTCGGCATCGCAGGTGCAGTCTCCCTCATCGGGCTCTTCGTCGGCAGCCTGGTCTTTGGCCCCATCACAGACCGTATCGGCCGGCGGGTGATGTACACGGCCGACCTGCTGGTGATGATTGCCGCGTCCGTCGCATGCCTGTGGATCCAGGCTGGGTGGCAGTTGATAGCGCTCCGCTTCGTGGTCGGACTCGCGGTAGGCGCCGACTATCCCATCGCCACCTCACTGCTTACCGAGTGGATGCCCAAAAAGCACCGGGGGTCCACGATCGGGCTGCTGTCCGTGGTCTGGCTCGTTGGCGCCATCGTCGCCTACTTTGTCGGCTTCGCCTTCACCAGCGCATTCGGCAACGGCTCCTGGCGGTGGATGCTCGCCAGTGGCGCGGTGTTCGGTGCTATCGTCATGCTGCTCCGCATGGGGGCTCATGAGTCCCCCAGGTGGCTCATCATCAGGGGACGTATCGAAGAGGCGCGAAGGGACATTTCGTCGGTGCTGGGCCGCGAAGTCACCACCGAGGAAATCACGGACATGGTGACTCAGGAAGAGCCGCAGCGCCGTGCCCGGCTCACTGATCTGCTTCGCGGCATGAACTTGCGCCGAATCCTCTTCTGCGGCCTGACCTGGATGTGCTTCGCCATCCCGCAATTCGCCCTGTTCACCTATGGTCCGATCATCCTCTCGCACCTTGGCTTCGGCGAAGACACCGCCGGGGCGACGCTCGGACAGATCGTCCTCAACCTCGGATTCCTGCTGGGATCCTTCCCTGGAATGAAATGGGTGGAGAGCCGTGGCAGGCGTCCGCTGATCCTCGGAAGCTTCCTCTTCGGAGCCCTCGCCCTCCTTCCGCTGGGCATCTGGCCGGACGCGCCCGGCTGGTTCGTTATGACGTTCTTCTTCCTCTTCGCACTGATCAACGGAGCCGGAAACATCCTGGTCTTCATCTACCCGAACGAGCTCTTCCCCACTCAACTGCGCGCCAGCGCCGTTGGCCTGGCCACCGCGGTCAGCCGTATCGGCGCCGCCGTGGGCACCTACCTCGTCCCGGTCTCGCTCATCGGACTAGGCACCGGACCGACCATGCTTATCGGGGCCGGGCTGACTTTCCTTGGCTTTGTCATCAGCATCTTCTGGGCAGAGGAAACCCGCAACCGCAACCTCACCGCCGCAGCCCAGGCCCCGGCAGACGGCACCCCGGCATCCGTCTCCCACGCCCGGGGTAAAGCCGCCGGGAAGCTAGCACTTTAG